ccttaaacaatgtaatatggtgtctcctattgtcctggaaggggtggtctccactgatatatcccgtaaacaatgtaatatggtgtctcctattgtcctggaaggggtggtctccactgatatatcccttaaacaatgtaatatggtgtctcctattaccctggaagaggtggtctccacggatatatcccttaaacaatgtaatatggtgtctcctattgtcctggaaggggtggtctccactgatatatcccttaaacaatgtaatatggtgtctcctattgtcctggaaggggtggtctccactgatatatccaTTAAacgatgtaatatggtgtctcctattgtcctggaaggggtggtctccactgatatatcccttaaacGATGTAAACGACTCTTTGGTCCTATTATTGCTCACACAATTTCTATCTGGCGCAAAATCCAAATGTGGAACCCGTATCCTTACCGATATCACGGACAGTAATGGTTTGAGAACATTCCAAGATTTGAAAGATACACGTTACCAGGCAACTcttgttttctatatatatatttacaatttAGGGCAGAATATGGAGTCCTTTGGGAAACCGAACTACTGAACTATCCAATGATGGGATTTAATAAGTCATTTCGGGAGCCCAGATAATTTCTCTCTATAATACATGAACAACTTTTTGTAAAGCTCATATTCTGAGCTTGCCATTAAAAAAGTATTGTCCACAAATCTAATTTAATCCGAACAACCCTTTAACTGGAACAGAATATAGAAATATTAGCATCCCGCAATGCGAACCATTAATTTATACATTTTACATTGGTTCAGAGTGTATCTAACACCAAGGAAACGTTTTACTTTGAAATCTTTCACTGTGCCTCCTAAATCAGGTAAGCACATTCCTTCATATGATGTGGGAGTACTCTGCAGTTAAATGCTTCTGAGGCAAAGTTACAAATGTATTTCAAAGTGCATGAATATAACTATTCAACGCATTGCATCGATTATGTTACTTAACGACGATAGCTCCTTGAATCTCTCAATCACTCCGAAACGATTACTGCTGGCAGGCAGGACTgctgtgaaaacatgtttaggtCTCTAAGATGGCGACCACCTCACACTCTCTTCCCATTTAACCAATGGATACAGGTTCCTGTTTGAAGTTATACCATTAGAAATATCTACAGCGAGAATGAATGGTGCTCCTCAACTGAGACCTGGACAAATATACTTGACTCTGTAAAGAACAATCTCAGCTCAAGCCCCACCCATACAGTCCAGTTATTGGTACTTTGGTACTTTCTTTGCTTTCAGGCCCGTGGGGAAGGGGTGttacaggtgggggggggggtctctggtAGTTTTGGGGGGATGTAAAGGGACTGATAAGCTGGGGGGGCTAGGTGGGGAGGGAAACATGGTTTCTGGCTATGGAGGGAGGATGCGGGCGGGTGGGGACTGGGTGGGGTCTAGGTGGGGAGGGAAACATGGTTTCTGGCTGTGGAGGGAGGATGAGGGCAGGtgggaactggggggggggggtaacgggTTGGTTATCTTTTAATGCAACTCTTTTACTGTTTTTGTATCTGTAAACCTGTCAGATTTTCTGTTTGTTTGTAAGAAAATAAAAGTTTGGTcacaaaaaaaaagaataataatcataataatataatcataataatataaataatgtGGAGTTTCAACATGTCATGTtttaggctgagcagagctctataataatagataatgtcatgtttacaggctgagcagagctctataataatagataatgtcatgtttacaggctgaacagagctctataataatagataatgtcatgtttataggttgaacagagctctataataatagataatgtcatgtttttaggctgagcagagctctataataatagataatgtcatgtttacaggctgagcagagctctataataatagataatgtcatgtttacaggctgagcagggctctataataatagataatgtcatgtttacaggctgagcagagctctataataatagataatgtcatgtttacaggctgagcagagctctataataatagataatgtcatgtttataggctgagcagagctctataataatagataatgtcatgtttttaggctgagcagagctctataataatagataatgtcatgtttataggctgagcagagctctataataatagataatgtcatggttacaggctgatcagagctctataataatagataatgtcatgtttacagGCTGAGCTAAGCTCTATactaatagataatgtcatgtttacagGCTGAGCTAAGCTCTATactaatagataatgtcatgtttacagGCTGAACAGAGCTCTATTATAATAGATAATGCCATGTCTTTAGGCTGAGCtcaataataatagataatgtcatggttacaggctgatcagagctctataataatagataatgtcatgtttataggctgagcagagctctataataatatatattgaTGACTACAGTATTTCAATCAAGGTCATTGGATTCATTCGATCCATTGTTTGCGTTTTGTTAGTGGCCCACTGTTTAATGGCGTACACATCTTACATCGTAGCTTTAATAATtcccacagtagagtacagtggaaTGCCCCTTTATAACCACACATTGATGTATAGAACTTCAGTGGAATACCCCTTTATAACCACACATTGAAGTATAGAACTTCAGTGGAATACCCCTTTATAACCACACATGGAAGTATAGAACTTCAGTGGAATACCCCTTTATAACCACACATTGAAGTATAGAACTTCAGTGGAATACCCCTTTATAACCACACATTGAAGTATAGAACTTCAGTGGAATACCCCTTTATAACCACACATTGAAGTATAGAACTTCAGTGGAATACCCCTTTATAACCACACATTGAAGTATAGAACTTCAGTGGAATACCCCTTTATAACCACACATTGAAGTATAGAACTTCAGTGGAATACCCCTTTATAACCACACATTGAAGTATAGAACTTCAGTGGAATACCCCTTTATAACCACACATTGAAGTATAGAACTTCAGTGGAATACCCCTTTATAACCACACATTGAAGTATAGAACTTCAGTGGAATACCCCTTTATAACCACACATTGAAGTATAGAACTTCAGTGGAATACCCCTTTATAACCACACATTGAAGTATAGAACTTCAGTGGAATACCCCTTTATAACCACACATTGAAGTATAGAACTTCAGTGGAATACCCCTTTATAACCACACATGGAAGTATAGAACTTCAGTGGAATACCCCTTTATAACCACACATTGAAGTATAGAACTTCAGTGGAATACCCCTTTATAACCACACATTGAAGTATAGAACTTCAGTGGAATACCCCTTTATAACCACACATTGAAGTATAGAACTTCAGTGGAATACCCCTTTATAACCACACATTGAAGTATAGAACTTCAGTGGAATACCCCTTTATAACCACACATTGAAGTATAGAACTTCAGTGGAATACCCCTTTATAACCACACATTGAAGTATAGAACTTCAGTGGAATACCCCTTTATAACCACACATTGAAGTATAGAACTTCAGTGGAATACCCCTTTATAACCACACATTGAAGTAAAGAACTTCAGTGGAATACCCCTTTATAACCACACATTGAAGTATAGAACTTCAGTGGAATGCCCCTTTATAACCACACATTGAAGTATAGAACTTCAGTGGAATACCCCTTTATAAAAACACATTGATTTGTGCCCCTGTTTTTAAGATAGTACTCACGTGTGTTAATCAGATGTCCATTTTCACTGGTGCTAATCAGATCTCTATTctcactggtgttaatcagatctctATTCTCACTGGTGCTAATCAGATCTCTATTCTCACTGGTGTTAATCCGATGTCCATTctcactggtgttaatcagatctaTATTCTCACGTGTATTAATCAGATGTCCATTctcactggtgttaatcagatctctattctcactggtgttaatcagatctctattctcactggtgttaatcagatgtCCATTCTCACAGGTGTTAATCAGATCTTCattcttctcttcttcctcctctttcactgtgACAGtaatctcatcctcctcctctttcacttttTCAACTGcagcctcttctttcactgtaacatcctcctctttcactctgaacccGTCTTCCTCTTCTTCGACAGTAACATCCAcctcctctttcactgtaacagcctcaccctctacttccatTTTAACTGTGacagcctcctcttccttctctttcACGGGAgattctttctccgtccagcagacctcctcttctttaGCAGGTGGGGAGTAGggtagtgaactcatggtcgggaACGTTAGACTAGCCTAGTGCAAGGCTAACtaaaacagctagctagctgacaacgTAAATATTAAAGTAAATAGATTAACTAGTAAATTCGCAGACAGTGTGTTTAAAACACTGAGGTTAATATACACAAAAAATGTCTAAATTTGACCGGTTTTATGTTTGCTAGCAAACAACCGAGGTGGTTTAATCAGTAGCCTGTTGTCCTTGTTGAAGAAGTGTCGCGTCCCGTCCACTACattatacgtcacgcaagaagTCGTCACCTGCAAGACTCACATCCCCATCTGTTGACTGGAGTGGGTACCGCAGTTAAGGAAAATATTCACTACATTGTTTATATTGGCAAAAAAATATAACGAACTGATATGTTTTCTCTTACTTCTTACAGGTAATACTTTCCTACACACATATATAGAAGctgaatataaatacatataaactgaaaaaataaacacaacatgtaaagtgttggttccgtgtttcatgagctgaaataaaagatatcagaaatgttccatatacacAAAAAAAGCTGATTTATTGCACATTAGtttccatccctgttagtgagcatttctcctttgttaacaaaacgaaggagctgattgtggacttcaggagacagcagaagtACTAAATTCctcatccacatcaatgggaccacagtggagaaggcggaaagcttcaagttcctcggcgtacacatcactgacaatctgaaatggtccacctacacagacagtgtggctGAAAAAGTTTGGCTTGGCCCCCAAGAacatcacaaacttttacagatgcacaattgagagcattccGTTGCGTGgtgtcaccgcctggtacggcaacagcaccgtccgcaaccgcagggctctccagagggtggtgcggtctgcccagcgcatcaccgggggcacacaggacacctacagcacccgatgtcacaggaaggccaaaaagaccaAGGCCATCAACCACCCGAACcaaggcctgttcaccccgctatcatccagaaggcgaggtcagtacaggtgcatcaaagctgggaccgagagactgaaaaacagcttctatctcaaggccatcagactgttaaatagccatcactagccagcctccacccagtaccctgccctgaacttagtcactgtccctagccggctaccacccggttactcatccctgcaccttagaggctggtGCCCTATGTACATAAACATGGAATCACTGATCacattaataatggaacactggtcactttaataatgtttacacactGTTTTAttaatttcatatgtatatactgtattctatccaatgccactccgacattgcttgtcctaatatttacATATTActcaattccattattttacttaaaAATGTGAGTGTATTGttttgaattgttagatactactgcactgttggagctaggaacacaagcatttcgctacacccgcaataacagctgctaaatatgtgtatctgACCAATCAAATTAGATTTAATTTGAAGATAATCCATCCGAAGAGTTCCTACCTGATTCAGGTAATTAAAATGACATCACACACATACTTATGTGTGCAGGCACTAAGTCATTTAGGTCCGTGtatagcagggttccccaactggcggacAGCGGGCCTGGTTTTATTCGACCCCCCCAAGTTTTCAGAGCAaaacattttatatatatatttatatatttctttattactgtaaaaacaccaggaaatcagctccaagtgattttcatGTAAGacaatctgttcccaagtattccaaTGGATAATAGAGAGACATGTGATTGTATatcaaatgtaagcaaggtttaaaTTATTACGTTTTGGTCaaacatatctgtttgggcttcttgggtcattttgcagtctacaaattattatgTTTAAGTCaaacatatctgtttgggcttcttgggtcaatttgcagtctacaaattatttgtaattatgttccagccccGCGACCATCCATTCCAGAAACAAATTGTCCCGCAGCTGAATCCAGTTGAAGTTCCCTGGTGTATAGGTAAGACTTTGTCGTGAAAATAATATTTCAGATTTGCTGAGCACACCTCTGCCCTTGACAAGCATCTCCACTGAGCCTATCAGAGATGTCGTTCCCGTCTTCATCTTGTGTCACGGCCAATGGACAGAGCCTATCAGAGATGTCGTTCCCGTCTTCATCTTGTGCCACGGCCAATGGACAGAGCCCATCAGAGATGTCGTTCCCGTCTTCATCTTGTGCCACGGCCAATGGACAGAGCCTATCAGAGATGTCGTTCCCGTCTTCATCTTGTGCCACGGCCAATGGACAGAGCCTATCAGAGATGAGGTTCCCGTCTTCATCTTGTGCCACAGCCGCTGAAACAAGGCCCCGACAGCCATCTGTACAGTTTCTGCCAATAGCCGCTGAAACAAGGCCCCGACAGCCATCTGTACAGTTTCTGCCACCAGCCGCTGAAACAAGGTCCCGACAGCCATCTGTACAGTTTCTGCCACCAGCCGCTGAAACAAGGCCCCGACAGCCATCTGTACAGTTTCTGCCACCAGCCGCTGAAACAAGGCCCCGACAGCCATCTGTACAGTTTCTGCCACCAGCCGCCTGAAACAAGGCAACGACAGCCATCTGTACACTTTCTGCCACCAGCCGCTGAAACAAGGCCCCGACAGCCATCTGTACACTTTCTGCCACCAGCCGCTGAAACAAGGCCCCGACAGCCATCTGTACACTTTCTGCCACCAGCCGCTGAAACAAGGCCCCGACAGCCATCTGTACACTTTCTGCCACCAGCCGCTGAAACAAGGCCCCGACGGCCATCTGTACAGTTTCTGCCACCAGCCGCTAAAACAAGGCCCCAACAGCCATCACACACATACCGGCTTTCCTGGAGTGGCAGGAAAATACCTACTGCCTAGCCAACGTGTTTTCCCTGTACCTGGCACAGGGCATTGGAGGGAGCTCCAAAAGTCTGCCTTTTATGAGACTGAAAAGGTAGAGATGGATGGTGGAGAAGGGGGAGTGACTCTACAGGcacacacaaataaataaataggagCTGAAAATCTATTTCCATTGATGGAAGGTGTTTGGACTGTTGCTGAGTTTGCATGTATTCCCCCGGGTACTGTCCATTATGTTACATGACTGAACGTACAtggctgtatatcactgtatatattATTGTTCATTGCCATTTTGTGTAAATGTTGCACAAAGACAAAACATTCTATTCTAATCCCGGTGAATAGGTCTTGTATTATAAACCCATTTCTATAGTTAGTGTGTGAATGTATTTTTCGTTCTACAAAGGATTGAGCTTACAACAGTAATGTGGTGAAAACCCAATCCAAAGATTAAGACAGAGAATATTTACGATATAATACAAAAAAATCTTGAATCGAGCAGCTGCGAGGTAGATCCCTCTCTCTGATCTCAGTCAGGGAAGGAGCTCCCAGAGTAAATGGTTCCATGTCTCTTATATAGCGAGGTAGATCCCTCTCTGATCTCAGTCAGGGGAGGAGCTCCCAGAGTAAATGGTTCCATGTCTCTTATATAGCGTGGTAGATCCCTCTCTCTGATCTCAGTCAGGGAAGGAGCTCCCAGAGTAAATGGTTCCATGTCTCTTATATAGCGAGGTAGATCCCTCTCTGATCTCAGTCAGGGAAGGATCTCCCAGAGTAAATGGTTCCATGTCTCTTATATAGCGAGGTAGATCCCTCTCTCTGATCTCAGTCAGGGAAGGATCTCCCAGAGTAAATGGTTCCATGTCTCTTATATAGCGAGGTAGATCCCTCTCTGATCTCAGTCAGGGGAGGAGCTCCCAGAGTAAATGGTTCCATGTCTCTTATATAGCGAGGTAgatccctctctctaatctcagTCAGGGGAGGATCTCCCAGAGTAAATGGTTCCATGTCTCTTATATAGCGAGGTAGATCCCTCTCTCTGATCTCAGTCAGGGGAGGATCTCCTAGAGTAAATGGTTCCATGTCTCTTATATAGCGAGGTAGAACCCTGAAAggtaatgtaataataataataatctgggGAAAGGGGAGGTTGATTTGAATGGCAATCTGGATCACCGATAAAGGAGGAGACAGTGGCGAGATCCTTCAGGTCATTTAACTTGACCTCTGTGGTCATGTGACCATCTGGTGGAGAGGAGATAGTGCTGTTTCACACAATCTCCTCAGCAAGGTCATCAGGCATGAGAACGGACCACAATCTCCTCACCAAGGCCTCCAGGCATGAGAACGGATCACAATTTCCTCACCAAGGTCATCAGGCATGAGAACGGACCACAATCCCCTCAGCAAGGTCATCAGGCATGAGAACGGACCACAATCTCCTCACCAAGGTCATCAGGCATGAGAACGGAACACAATCTCCTCACCAAGGCCGTCAGTTTTAGAATTGCATTGTGGGCATTCTTATATTTCACTGCACAGCCTTGACTAtgggattgtggatcaatgaaatggggtatcagcctcAGTGACAACCACAGAACACAGCTATGTATAGTTTACACAACTATTAGCCTCGTAGGTCTTATTGCAGGACATTGACTGTGGGAAATCTACTCAGTTGTGAACATTTCATGGACCTCAGATCCATAGGCAAGGCTGTACGATGTTCTATGAAGTCTAATACATCCACAGTGCGATTTCAACTgattacagggggggggggggggggggggggggggtaaattaacaaattattgtcttttgtttaTACACAATTCAAAACATGATCTGGTCTAAATATGGAGTGATTCCACTATATGAATCTGTTTGCTTCAGTTTCAAAtgtgggacttttattttgaaggcaaaccatAAACTCTACTATTGTGCAAAAGCAAGCAATCGAGCAAAGCCCTGTGACATTGATCAACCAATGGTGTGTTAGataccacacacagacagacattggCTTGACACCCCCTCATTATCATATTGGAggaagaaatacagaaataaataaatacgatGAATAACATTTATTGGAGATTGAAGAATTAGATTATAGATAATTATGGCAGGTTTTGTCCTCGTGATTCACAAATGGATTATTTTGATTCACATGATTCGATTCACCAGAATCCTTACTAATACAATGGCGAAGTGAATCATTTGTttgctacaacaacaaaaaactgttTAAATGAATCGTCCAAAAAAAGTTTATAAACTTTGCATGGCCTTAACTCGCAAGTGTCGGTGGAAAGTTTTTGGGACATGACGAAACCATGAATAAATGATAAcagctaaacagttaacaagCATGAATAAATGTTAACAGCTAAACAGTTAACGAGCATGAATAAATGCTAACAGCTAAACAGTTAACCAGATAGATAACTAGCATGAATAAATGCTAACAGCTAAACAGTTAACCAGATAGATAACTAGCATGAATAAATGCTAACAGCTAAACAGTAAACCAGATAGATAACTAGCATGAATAAATGCTAACAGCTAAACAGTTAACCAGATAGATAACTAGCATGAATAAATGCTAACAGCTAAACAGTTAACTAGCATGAATAAATGCTAACAGCTAAACAGTTAACCAGATAGATAACTAGCATGAATAAATGCTAACAGCTAAACAGTTAACCAGATAGATAACTAGCATGAATAAATGCTAACAGCTAAACAGTTAACCAGATAGATAACTAGCATGAATAAATGTTAACAGCTAAACAGTTAACTAGCATGAATAAATGCTAACAGCTAAACAGTTAACTAGCATGAATAAATGCTAACAGCTAAACAGTTAACTAGCATGAATAAATGCTAACAGCTACACAGTTAACCAGATAGATAACTAGCATGAATAAATGCTAACAGCTAAAGTGTTAACCAGATAGCATTTATTCATGCTAGTTATCTAAAAGCTAAATTGATAACTAGCCAGGTTACAATATATGTTTTAAATTGGCTACCTAGTTAGTCTGTTCTCTCATATTCTATAGGCCAACCTGCTGCTGCAACGtgctactgtctctctccccttgaGGGCCACTCCACAGTGCAACGTGCAGGTGTCTCTCTCCCCTTGAGGGCCACTCCACAGTGCAACGtgctactgtctctctccccttgaGGGCCACTCCACAGtgctactgtctctctccccttgaGGGCCACTCCACAGTGCAACGtgctactgtctctctccccttgaGGGCCACTTCACAGTGCAACGTGCAGGTGATGCGTCACACAGCATTAAACCATTCAGATCCTGGTTGATATGGTGATTTGTATgtgattaataaaatatttacaaacTATGCCTAAATAAATGGCTAACAGAAGTATTAAAATAATTCTTTTTTTGAAAACTTTTTTTAACTCTAATACTTTTTTTGAAAACTTTTCAGATTTGATCCTTGTCCAAAACTTTCCCAGGCCTGgaaaaacacaacaacaaaatccATGACTTTCCCCCAGGTTTTCATGACCGAACGAACCCAGAAAAACACCTTCCCAGTCCCCCCAAAAAAAGTGTGGGAGCACTGTGTGTGTTACGAGATGTGAAaaatctctttccacactgggagcagtggtaaggcatCTCCCCGGTGTTTGTTCCCTCGTGGTCTTACAGGTTCCCTAACTAGGTAAAtacctttccacactgggaggaAGATATATTTATCTTGTGTATTGTCTGTATTGAGTTTATTTCATCGAGGACCACGTTGGAAACAAGTGATTTTCACTTTAACGCGTTATCCCCTGGGTTGTCCTCGTACTcagtgcaacccccccccccccaataaattcaTCAATAGTTGTTAATGGATGCATTTTCAGGTGTACAAAACGTTTTTTTCACACTGGAAGCTTTGGAAATGCTGATCTCCTGTGTGTACTCTTATGTGTTTTTAGTGTGCTTAACCTGGTAAAACCCTTTTCACACTGAGAGCATTGGAATGTTTTTTCTCCAGTGTGTGTTGTCGTGTGATCTTTCAGATGTGATGACTGGATGAATCTCTTTCCACACTGAGAGCATTGGAACGGCCTCTGCCTCTCTACTAAGTGGGTTCTTTCATGTGATTTCAGGTCCcttaatgtggaaaaagtattttgacactgggagcagtgatatagcttctctccagtgtgtgtcctctcatgcgTTTTCATGGACCCTAACTGCGTAAAAGTCTTTTCACACagggagcagtggaaatgcttcTCTCTTGTATGTGTCCTCTCGTGTTTTTTCAGAGCCCCTAACTGGGTAAAACTCTTTCTACACAGGGAACAGTGGAAAttcttctctccagtgtgtgttctctcatgtgttttcagggcccctaactgggtaaaactctttccacacagggagcagtggaaaggcttctctcctgtgtgtattcgctcATGTGTTTTCAGGGACCCTATccgggtaaaactctttccacacaggGTGCAGTGGAaatgcttctctcctgtgtgtgtcctctcatgtgTTTTCACGGCAACTAactgggtaaaactctttccacacagggagcagtggaaaggcttctctcctgtgtgtattctctcatgcattTTCAGATTCCctaactgagtaaaactctttccacactgtgagcagtggaaaggcttttctcctgtgtgtactctTTCATGAACTTTTAGGCTCCTTAAATtaataaaactctttccacaatggGAGCAGTGGTGTGGTCTCGCTGGTTTGGCCATCTTTGGGTCTGGGTGCCCTGAAGTACTCTGTCCGCTGTCCGAGTGAGAGTCTGGTCTCCCTCCTGCCAAagacaaaaaaagtatttagtttaATACTAAACATGGATGTTTTGtgactatacagtgtttgtttaaaaTTACAAgtttatatttggggttctgaggGGTATACCACGACACTAGAGAGATCTCAtcagggttttctaaagctagccagcttcagttagcttcacattccagctcaggcttcatcccATATTACAAAAGGTGAATATTGATCCTGCAGCTGCCATGCACAAAGAGCATAACACAAACATATTTTAAGGAATTATCTGAAAGCTGGTTAACATTTGCTGTACTCCTATTGCTGTTAATTAGCTCAACGTGTCTTTCTAAAGCCTGTCTAAAGCCTGTCTAAAGCCTGTTTCcaatctccctcatctctctaatCTACTCTTGTATTAGAGATGTACAGGTGGTGAAACCCCCCAATAAACAGAATCACCTGGATGAAGGAAGGACAACAACCTAACACCTAACTGCCATGAGTAGTCGGGCCAGTAGTCATCTTCTAACACCTAACTGCCATGAGTAGTCNNNNNNNNNNNNNNNNNNNNNNNNNNNNNNNNNNNNNNNNNNNNNNNNNNNNNNNNNNNNNNNNNNNNNNNNNNNNNNNNNNNNNNNNNNNNNNNNNNNNNNNNNNNNNNNNNNNNNNNNNNNNNNNNNNNNNNNNNNNNNNNNNNNNNNNNNNNNNNNNNNNNNNNNNNNNNNNNNNNNNNNNNNNNNNNNNNNNNNNNNNNNNNNNNNNNNNNNNNNNNNNNNNNNNNNNNNNNNNNNNNNNNNNNNNNNNNNNNNNNNNNNNNNNNNNNNNNNNNNNNNNNNNNNNNNNNNNNNNNNNNNNNNNNNNNNNNNNNNNNNNNNNNNNNNNNNNNNNNNNNNNNNNNNNNNNNNNNNNNNNNNNNNNNNNNNNNNNNNNNNNNNNNNNNNNNNNNNNNNNNNNNNNNNNNNNNNNNNNNNNNNNNNNNNNNNNNNNNNNNNNNNNNNNNNNNNNNNNNNNNNNNNNNNNNNNNNNNNNNNNNNNNNNNNNNNNNNNNNNNNNNNNNNNNNNNNNNNNNNNNNNNNNNNNNNNNNNNNNNNNNNNNNNNNNNNNNNNNNNNNNNNNNNNNNNNNNNNNNNNNNNNNNNNNNNNNNNNNNNNNNNNNNNNNNNNNNNNNNNNNNNNNNNNNNNNNNNNNNNNNNNNNNNNNNNNNNNNNNNNNNNNNNNNNNNNNNNNNNNNNNNNNNNNNNNNNNNNNNNNNNNNNNNNNNNNNNNNNNNNNNNNNNAGTAGTCATCTTCTAACAACTAACTGCCATGAGTAGTCAGGCCAGTAGTCATCTTCTAACAACTAACTGCCATGAGTAGTCAGGCCAGTAGTCATCTTCTAACAACTAACTGCCATGAGTAGTCAGGCCAGTAGTCATCTTCTAACAACTAACTGCCATGAGTAGTCGGGCCAGTAGTCATCTTCTAACACCTAACTGCCATGAGTAGTCAGGCCAGTAGTCATCTTCTAACAACTAACTGCCATGAGTAGTCAGGCCAGTAGTCATCTTCTAACACCTAACTGCCATGAGTCGTCAGGCCAGTAGTCATCTTCTAACACCTAACTGCCATGAGTAGTCAGGCCAGTAGTCATCTTCTTGTCCTTCATTTGTTTGCCCACCACTTGT
The DNA window shown above is from Salvelinus fontinalis isolate EN_2023a chromosome 40, ASM2944872v1, whole genome shotgun sequence and carries:
- the LOC129839300 gene encoding zinc finger protein 501-like, producing the protein MSSLSYSPPAKEEAICWTEKESLRLNVVIKEEEEDISVKVKEEAFRIKKEEEESISITLKEEDVIVKEEKEPFGLEEEAVILKEEDDVIVKEEKEPIGVKEEEMIEVVTVEEEEVEAFIIKKEEEYIIMKEEEEPFRVKEEEEAISVKEEEDVLGVKKEEEETEDRISTRGRPDSHSDSGQSTSGHPDPKMAKPARPHHCSHCGKSFINLRSLKVHERVHTGEKPFHCSQCGKSFTQLGNLKMHERIHTGEKPFHCSLCGKSFTQLVAVKTHERTHTGEKHFHCTLCGKSFTRIGSLKTHERIHTGEKPFHCSLCGKSFTQLGALKTHERTHTGEKNFHCSLCRKSFTQLGALKKHERTHTREKHFHCSLCEKTFTQLGSMKTHERTHTGEKLYHCSQCQNTFSTLRDLKSHERTHLVERQRPFQCSQCGKRFIQSSHLKDHTTTHTGEKTFQCSQCEKGFTRLSTLKTHKSTHRRSAFPKLPV